A region of Stigmatella erecta DNA encodes the following proteins:
- a CDS encoding phospholipase D-like domain-containing protein yields MKRILEPGRNCWTQTEAHDAGVLVDGRDYYKAFYREALRAKSYIAITGWQFDSDVSLLRGEDAQQAQGELRMLPLLRELCEKNPELHIYILAWDFNVLLAMEREWMQHTLFNGYSDRLSFRFDTSAPLYAAHHQKLVLIDGRVAFTGGMDICDCRWDDRDHPARSTLRCDNGRDPHGPYHDVQSVLTGPVVEKLAELFEARWFNSGGGTLRLPTPVSRDDVDLKPTVALPPGPVAICRTFGKTLVPFQEQVQEIRALYLDAIDAAEHFLYFENQYFSSRILFQALVRRMRAKDRSRLNIVFVLPRMPEALREQLAMGVAQVRLLRLLQRVAKETGHALGVYCSVARDEAGQDVYTYVHSKLLVVDDRLLTLGSANTTNRSLGVDSELNLAWEVSEENGEPLRRAIRRLRVSLMSELSGVSRPAELRKLARADGLVSFLDGVAARGEARLRAHPLETVFDQNPLIKPLVPEELVFDPEDSLIDESLFESLKQEQSLVASGVRFLARWFGSLPARPHPASLPAPNTLP; encoded by the coding sequence GTGAAACGCATCCTGGAACCCGGACGCAACTGCTGGACACAGACCGAAGCGCATGACGCGGGAGTGCTCGTCGACGGACGGGACTACTACAAGGCTTTCTACCGCGAGGCGCTCCGGGCCAAGAGTTACATCGCCATCACCGGATGGCAGTTCGACAGCGATGTCTCGCTGCTGCGCGGCGAGGACGCCCAGCAGGCTCAGGGCGAGCTGCGCATGCTGCCGCTGCTGCGCGAGCTGTGCGAGAAGAACCCGGAGCTGCACATCTACATCCTGGCGTGGGACTTCAACGTGCTGCTCGCGATGGAGCGCGAGTGGATGCAGCACACCCTCTTCAACGGATACAGCGACCGGCTGTCCTTCCGCTTCGATACCTCCGCGCCGCTCTACGCGGCCCACCACCAGAAGCTGGTCCTCATCGACGGGCGCGTGGCGTTCACCGGCGGCATGGACATCTGCGACTGCCGCTGGGATGACCGCGACCACCCGGCCCGCTCCACGCTGCGCTGCGACAACGGGAGAGATCCGCACGGCCCCTACCACGATGTGCAGTCGGTGCTCACCGGCCCCGTGGTGGAGAAGCTGGCGGAGCTGTTCGAGGCGCGCTGGTTCAACTCCGGCGGTGGCACGCTGCGCCTGCCCACCCCCGTGTCGCGCGACGACGTGGACCTGAAGCCCACGGTGGCGCTGCCGCCCGGGCCCGTGGCCATCTGCCGCACCTTCGGCAAGACGCTGGTGCCCTTCCAGGAGCAGGTGCAGGAGATCCGCGCGCTGTACCTGGATGCCATCGACGCGGCCGAGCACTTCCTCTACTTCGAGAACCAGTACTTCTCCTCGCGCATCCTCTTCCAGGCGCTCGTGCGCCGCATGCGCGCCAAGGACCGGAGCCGGCTCAACATCGTCTTCGTGCTGCCGCGCATGCCCGAGGCGCTGCGCGAGCAGCTCGCCATGGGCGTGGCCCAGGTGCGGCTCCTGCGCCTGCTCCAGCGCGTGGCGAAGGAGACGGGCCACGCGCTGGGCGTCTACTGCTCGGTGGCGCGCGATGAGGCGGGCCAGGATGTCTACACCTACGTGCACTCGAAGCTCCTGGTGGTGGATGACCGCCTGCTCACGCTCGGCTCGGCCAACACCACCAACCGCAGCCTCGGGGTGGACTCGGAGCTGAACCTGGCCTGGGAGGTGTCCGAGGAGAATGGGGAGCCCCTGCGCCGCGCCATCCGGCGGCTCCGGGTGAGCCTGATGTCGGAGCTCAGCGGGGTGTCGCGCCCGGCGGAGCTGCGCAAGCTCGCCCGCGCGGACGGGCTCGTCTCCTTCCTGGACGGCGTGGCGGCGCGCGGCGAGGCGCGCCTGCGCGCCCACCCGCTGGAGACGGTGTTTGATCAAAACCCGCTCATCAAGCCGCTGGTGCCCGAGGAGCTGGTGTTCGATCCCGAGGACTCGCTCATCGACGAGAGCCTCTTCGAGTCGCTGAAGCAGGAGCAGAGCCTGGTGGCCTCGGGCGTGCGCTTCCTCGCACGCTGGTTCGGCAGCCTGCCCGCGCGGCCACACCCCGCGAGCCTGCCGGCCCCCAACACGCTTCCCTAG
- a CDS encoding RNA polymerase sigma factor, with protein sequence MATDDLTLVKRVRNGDQRAFKLLVERYQRKVYAVALGMLKDKEEAMDVSQEAFVKVYKYLDHFKGDSSFYTWLYRITVNICIDLIRKRAGAGGEAVEFDETQALDLSQANIGALGSRLGTNPQKSALRRELADKIQEALATVPEKHRAILLLREIEGMSYEELSRTLDIPKGTVMSRLFHARTKVQKILSEYLELDESKSGVGSE encoded by the coding sequence TTGGCCACCGACGACCTTACCCTCGTCAAGCGCGTCCGCAACGGCGACCAGCGCGCTTTCAAGCTCCTCGTCGAGCGCTACCAGCGCAAGGTGTATGCCGTCGCGCTGGGAATGCTCAAGGACAAGGAGGAGGCGATGGACGTCTCGCAGGAGGCGTTCGTCAAGGTCTACAAGTACTTGGACCACTTCAAGGGGGACTCGTCCTTCTACACGTGGCTCTACCGCATCACCGTGAACATCTGCATCGATCTCATCCGCAAGCGCGCCGGCGCGGGCGGCGAGGCGGTGGAGTTCGACGAGACGCAGGCCCTGGACTTGTCCCAGGCCAACATCGGCGCGCTGGGCAGCCGCCTGGGCACCAACCCCCAGAAGAGCGCCCTGCGCCGGGAGCTGGCCGACAAGATTCAGGAGGCCCTGGCCACGGTGCCCGAGAAGCACCGCGCCATCCTGCTGCTGCGCGAAATCGAGGGCATGTCCTACGAGGAGCTGTCGCGCACGCTGGACATCCCCAAGGGCACGGTGATGAGCCGGCTCTTCCACGCGCGCACCAAGGTCCAGAAAATCCTCAGTGAATACCTGGAGTTGGACGAATCCAAGAGCGGAGTAGGAAGTGAGTGA
- a CDS encoding chaperonin, producing MAKAQRRDQVIQRKSRQTKAKVARVAANVARPVRRVQVTLGDLIAAAFDTVGGEVKKVAKVVSSPNMTLATGKNIVFVG from the coding sequence ATGGCGAAGGCTCAGCGGCGTGATCAGGTCATTCAGCGGAAGTCCCGTCAGACGAAGGCGAAGGTGGCCCGGGTGGCCGCCAATGTGGCGCGGCCGGTGCGCCGGGTGCAGGTGACGCTGGGCGACCTCATCGCCGCGGCGTTCGACACCGTGGGGGGCGAGGTGAAGAAGGTGGCCAAGGTCGTCTCCTCGCCCAACATGACGCTCGCCACGGGCAAGAACATCGTCTTCGTCGGTTGA
- a CDS encoding anti-sigma factor family protein yields the protein MAGNPACERFIPFLSPYIDGELTPAERVNVERHLAACKECMGRTADFRAEAGLLRVGLDMAVDEVDFKDFTQKVMARITPEKPPLLERLKLSLSEMFLYQRTAMVSSLATAAVLTVVAVPLLMGRGAPEGYGAERMTVQRVSAYEPARVAPVVMETDNGGAIIWLVDQDTPGAQPGQDEDGGTGAGLERDGLRREDAPRPMNPASPPDTQGGSL from the coding sequence ATGGCCGGTAATCCTGCTTGCGAGCGGTTCATCCCGTTCCTGTCTCCCTACATCGATGGAGAGCTGACGCCCGCGGAGCGCGTCAACGTGGAGCGCCACCTGGCGGCCTGCAAGGAGTGCATGGGGCGCACGGCGGACTTCCGCGCCGAGGCGGGCCTGTTGCGCGTGGGCCTGGACATGGCGGTGGACGAGGTGGACTTCAAGGACTTCACCCAGAAGGTGATGGCCCGCATCACCCCCGAGAAGCCGCCCCTCCTGGAGCGGCTCAAGCTGTCGCTCTCGGAGATGTTCCTCTACCAGCGCACCGCCATGGTCTCCTCGCTGGCCACCGCCGCGGTGCTGACGGTGGTGGCGGTGCCGCTGCTCATGGGCCGCGGCGCCCCGGAGGGCTACGGCGCCGAGCGGATGACGGTGCAGCGGGTGAGCGCCTACGAGCCGGCGCGCGTGGCCCCGGTGGTGATGGAGACGGACAACGGCGGCGCCATCATCTGGCTTGTGGACCAGGACACACCGGGGGCCCAGCCCGGTCAGGATGAGGACGGTGGGACGGGCGCGGGGCTGGAGCGGGACGGGCTGCGGCGGGAGGATGCTCCCCGGCCGATGAACCCGGCGTCTCCGCCGGACACCCAGGGAGGTTCGTTGTGA